One genomic region from Bacillus aquiflavi encodes:
- a CDS encoding ABC transporter permease: MSNRIINILVPIIAVILGLIVGAIIMLISGFSPVAGYKALWNGIFGDVYSVGETIRQITPYILAGLAVAFAFRTGLFNIGVEGQLIVGWFAAAYVGFAFDLPAVIHLPLAVLAAAAAGSLWAFLPGILKARFRVHEVIVTIMMNYIALHTVNALIRKLSGNGDRTENIAETASLRSSFLEEITDYSRMHNGIFIALLCVFIMWFILEKTSRGFELKSVGFNHDASRYAGMNVNRNIVLSMVISGAFAGLAGAMEALGTFEYISVKGGFTGVGFDGIAVALLGANTPVGIIFGAVLFGSLKFGSLNMPNEAGVPPEVVSIVIAVIIFFVASGYIFRLLLQRLKKTKEVE, translated from the coding sequence ATGTCTAATCGTATCATAAACATTTTAGTTCCAATCATTGCTGTTATTTTAGGTTTAATTGTCGGTGCAATTATTATGTTAATAAGTGGTTTTAGTCCTGTAGCAGGTTATAAGGCTTTATGGAATGGAATTTTTGGTGATGTTTATTCTGTTGGTGAAACAATTAGACAAATTACACCTTATATTTTAGCAGGTCTAGCAGTTGCATTTGCTTTTAGAACAGGATTATTTAACATCGGCGTTGAGGGACAGTTAATCGTCGGATGGTTTGCAGCTGCATACGTTGGATTTGCATTTGACTTGCCAGCAGTCATTCATTTGCCGTTAGCAGTATTAGCGGCTGCAGCTGCCGGAAGTTTATGGGCATTTTTGCCTGGTATTTTAAAAGCACGCTTTCGTGTTCATGAAGTAATTGTCACGATTATGATGAACTATATTGCACTCCATACGGTTAACGCCCTTATTCGTAAATTATCAGGCAATGGAGACAGAACAGAAAACATTGCTGAAACAGCATCATTACGTTCAAGTTTTTTAGAAGAAATAACAGACTACTCGCGAATGCATAACGGTATTTTTATTGCTTTATTATGCGTATTTATCATGTGGTTTATCCTCGAAAAAACATCAAGAGGATTTGAGTTAAAGTCAGTTGGTTTCAATCATGATGCTTCTCGGTATGCAGGGATGAATGTAAATCGTAATATTGTACTATCAATGGTCATTTCTGGGGCTTTTGCAGGATTAGCAGGCGCGATGGAAGCACTAGGAACATTTGAGTATATTTCAGTTAAAGGTGGCTTTACTGGTGTTGGATTTGATGGGATTGCTGTCGCTTTGTTAGGTGCTAATACCCCTGTTGGCATAATTTTTGGTGCTGTTTTGTTCGGATCATTAAAATTTGGATCATTAAATATGCCAAATGAGGCCGGAGTACCACCCGAAGTGGTTTCGATAGTAATTGCCGTTATTATTTTCTTTGTTGCATCAGGTTATATTTTCCGCTTATTGTTACAGCGGCTAAAGAAAACGAAGGAGGTGGAGTAA
- a CDS encoding ABC transporter permease — MSFLEILIFIVPSALFYATPLIFTALGGVFSERSGVVNIGLEGLMVMGAFIGIIFNLQFVDVFGSFTPWMSLLVAMVISALFSLLHAVASISFRADHVVSGVALNFLAVGLTLFLVKKMFDGHGQTEVIQERFLRIDVPFLQDIPLIGPMFFKNEYMTSYLAILFAFIVWFVIFKTPFGVRLRAVGEHPMAADTMGVNVTKMRYIAVMISGALAGLGGAVYSQSISLDFSHSTINGQGFMALAAMIFGKWHPLGAMGAAIFFGFAQSLVFIGSDIPVIKEIQNVYLLIAPYVLTILALTGFIGRADAPKALGGHYIKGKR; from the coding sequence ATGAGTTTTTTAGAAATACTAATCTTTATCGTTCCTTCCGCTTTGTTCTATGCAACTCCTCTTATCTTCACAGCTCTAGGCGGTGTTTTTAGTGAACGGTCTGGAGTTGTAAACATCGGACTTGAAGGATTAATGGTAATGGGCGCCTTTATCGGAATTATTTTTAATCTGCAGTTCGTCGACGTTTTTGGATCGTTCACTCCGTGGATGTCACTCTTAGTAGCAATGGTTATTTCGGCATTATTTTCGCTCTTACATGCTGTTGCCTCTATTTCATTTCGTGCTGATCATGTAGTTTCGGGGGTTGCTTTAAACTTTTTGGCAGTCGGTCTCACATTATTTTTAGTAAAAAAAATGTTTGATGGTCACGGACAAACTGAGGTGATTCAAGAACGGTTTTTACGAATCGATGTTCCTTTTTTGCAAGATATTCCATTAATTGGACCGATGTTTTTTAAAAACGAATATATGACATCTTATTTGGCGATTTTATTTGCTTTTATTGTTTGGTTTGTCATATTTAAAACTCCTTTCGGCGTCCGTCTACGTGCGGTTGGAGAGCATCCGATGGCAGCAGATACGATGGGAGTTAATGTTACAAAAATGCGCTATATTGCTGTTATGATTAGTGGAGCGCTGGCAGGGCTTGGCGGTGCAGTATATTCGCAGTCTATTTCTCTCGATTTTAGCCATTCAACAATTAATGGACAAGGCTTTATGGCGTTAGCTGCTATGATATTTGGCAAATGGCATCCATTAGGAGCGATGGGAGCAGCGATTTTCTTTGGTTTTGCACAAAGCTTAGTCTTTATTGGCTCAGATATTCCAGTTATTAAAGAAATTCAAAACGTTTACTTATTAATTGCGCCTTACGTGTTAACAATATTAGCATTAACCGGATTTATTGGCCGTGCTGATGCACCAAAAGCACTAGGCGGTCATTATATTAAAGGGAAAAGATAA
- the yfmF gene encoding EF-P 5-aminopentanol modification-associated protein YfmF, protein MAVINESVTEMNGYRLHVVPTKKYKTNTLIWKMKAPLDQENVTKRALLPYVLQSSSAKYSTTTKLRAYLDDLYGALFFVDVAKKGEHHIISFSIEIANEIFLKDKTPLLRKAFEFLAEVLTKPNAKKKAFDQETVNKEKRTLKQRIQSINDDKIRYSNFRLIEEMCNGESYALNVNGRIEDIDHINEVSLYEYFEKAFSEDEMDLYVVGDVDENEVKVLTNELLQFKPRTVKESNKQMIKRRAEVQEVKEVQDVKQGKLHIGYRTNILYGDQQYFHLQVFNGIFGGFSHSKLFINVREKASLAYYATSRIESHKGLLMVMSGIDIKNYHQAVTIIREQMEAMRNGDFTDDEISQTKAVIKNQMLETIDIVRGIVEVFYHNVVSKSSLNLDDWLKEINSVTREEIVNVAKKIDLDTIYFLTGTEAGE, encoded by the coding sequence ATGGCAGTAATAAATGAAAGTGTAACAGAAATGAATGGTTACAGGCTTCACGTTGTTCCGACAAAAAAATATAAAACAAACACACTTATTTGGAAAATGAAAGCTCCTCTTGATCAAGAAAATGTAACAAAACGGGCACTGCTGCCTTATGTTTTGCAAAGTAGTTCCGCAAAATATTCGACAACGACAAAATTACGTGCTTATTTGGATGATTTATATGGTGCCTTGTTTTTTGTAGATGTTGCCAAAAAAGGTGAACATCATATTATTAGTTTTTCAATTGAAATTGCTAATGAAATCTTTTTAAAAGATAAAACACCGTTACTAAGAAAAGCATTTGAATTTTTAGCAGAAGTTTTAACAAAACCAAATGCCAAAAAGAAAGCTTTTGATCAAGAAACGGTTAATAAGGAAAAAAGGACATTAAAACAACGTATTCAATCGATAAATGATGATAAAATTAGGTATTCCAATTTTCGTCTTATTGAGGAAATGTGTAATGGTGAGTCTTATGCCTTAAATGTAAACGGCCGTATAGAAGATATCGATCATATTAATGAAGTGAGTTTATATGAATATTTTGAAAAGGCCTTTTCCGAAGATGAAATGGATTTGTATGTTGTTGGCGATGTAGATGAGAATGAAGTGAAAGTTCTTACGAATGAACTTCTTCAGTTTAAACCACGAACTGTAAAAGAAAGTAATAAACAGATGATTAAAAGAAGAGCAGAAGTTCAGGAAGTGAAAGAAGTACAAGACGTTAAACAAGGAAAGCTTCATATCGGATATCGAACAAACATTTTATACGGAGATCAGCAATATTTCCATCTCCAAGTATTTAACGGGATTTTCGGGGGATTTTCCCATTCGAAATTATTTATTAATGTACGGGAGAAGGCAAGCCTAGCCTATTATGCAACAAGTCGGATTGAAAGTCATAAAGGGCTTTTAATGGTTATGTCAGGGATCGATATTAAAAACTATCATCAAGCTGTAACGATTATAAGAGAGCAGATGGAAGCGATGAGAAATGGCGATTTTACTGATGATGAAATTTCACAAACGAAAGCAGTAATTAAAAATCAAATGCTTGAAACAATTGATATTGTAAGAGGTATAGTAGAAGTTTTTTATCATAATGTTGTTTCAAAAAGCTCATTAAACCTTGATGATTGGCTGAAGGAAATAAATTCTGTCACACGAGAAGAGATTGTAAATGTTGCCAAAAAAATTGATCTTGATACGATTTATTTTTTAACAGGAACGGAGGCAGGTGAATAA
- the yfmH gene encoding EF-P 5-aminopentanol modification-associated protein YfmH has protein sequence METITFEQLQEELFYEKLTNGLDVYVLPKTGFNKTYATFTTKYGSIDNEFIPEGKQEFVKFPDGIAHFLEHKLFEKEDGDVFQQFSKQGASANAFTSFTRTAYLFSSTNNVVKNLETLINFVQEPYFTEKTVEKEKGIIGQEITMYDDNADWRLYFGLISNMFKNHPVKIDIAGTIESISHITKDMLYECYRTFYHPSNMLLFIVGPVNPEQIIRLVRENQEKKPFTDKPEIERKFPDEPIETAEKKQVLKMNVQTAKCLVGIKANKHNSIGNEILKNELTINVILELLFGKSSENYIKLYNEGLIDETFMFDYTQEHNFGFAVVGGDTRNPDELSKTLKSIFVKAKNGTFFTEEGLDRAKKKKIGAFLRAINSPEYIANQFTRYAFNGMNFFDVVPTLESISLNDIKERAAQFIAEERFTVCQVVPK, from the coding sequence ATGGAAACAATTACATTTGAACAGCTTCAGGAAGAGCTTTTTTACGAAAAGCTTACAAATGGACTTGATGTTTACGTCTTGCCTAAAACAGGCTTTAATAAAACTTATGCTACGTTTACAACAAAGTATGGTTCGATCGACAATGAGTTTATCCCTGAAGGAAAACAAGAGTTTGTAAAATTTCCTGATGGGATCGCACATTTTTTAGAGCATAAACTTTTTGAGAAAGAGGATGGAGATGTTTTTCAACAGTTTAGTAAACAAGGTGCATCGGCAAACGCATTTACTTCATTTACTCGAACCGCATATTTATTTTCAAGTACAAATAATGTTGTGAAAAATTTAGAAACATTAATTAATTTTGTTCAAGAGCCTTATTTTACAGAAAAAACAGTTGAAAAAGAAAAAGGGATTATCGGACAAGAAATTACGATGTACGACGATAATGCTGATTGGCGCCTTTATTTTGGGCTAATTAGTAATATGTTTAAAAATCATCCTGTTAAAATAGATATTGCTGGAACAATTGAATCAATTTCTCATATTACAAAAGATATGCTTTACGAATGTTATCGCACTTTCTATCATCCGAGCAACATGCTGTTGTTTATAGTCGGCCCTGTTAACCCTGAACAAATCATTCGCTTAGTACGAGAAAATCAAGAGAAAAAACCATTTACAGATAAGCCAGAGATTGAACGTAAATTTCCTGATGAACCAATTGAAACAGCTGAAAAGAAACAAGTATTAAAAATGAACGTACAAACGGCAAAATGTTTAGTTGGGATAAAAGCAAACAAACATAACAGCATAGGTAATGAGATCTTAAAAAATGAACTAACGATTAATGTCATTCTCGAACTATTATTTGGAAAAAGTTCTGAAAACTATATCAAGCTTTATAATGAAGGATTAATTGATGAAACGTTTATGTTCGATTACACACAGGAACATAACTTTGGATTTGCTGTAGTCGGTGGTGATACAAGAAACCCGGACGAGCTAAGTAAAACCCTTAAATCAATTTTTGTAAAAGCTAAAAACGGCACATTTTTTACTGAAGAAGGTTTAGATCGGGCAAAAAAGAAAAAAATTGGTGCGTTTTTAAGAGCAATAAATTCACCAGAATATATTGCAAATCAATTTACCCGCTATGCTTTTAACGGGATGAACTTTTTCGATGTCGTCCCAACTCTCGAAAGTATTTCTTTAAATGATATTAAAGAGAGGGCGGCTCAGTTCATTGCAGAAGAACGGTTTACTGTATGCCAAGTTGTGCCGAAATAA
- the ymfI gene encoding elongation factor P 5-aminopentanone reductase: protein MKKYVLITGASGGIGQATAKKLAKEGYSLYLHYYKNDKGIVTLLNDLQQFPGEYIPIKADLAKKAGYKKIAEYIFSLYGIVHNAGHSHYGMFVDLDESTLESLVQVHVTTPLLLTKELLPKMIQHRSGNIVVISSMWGQTGSACEVAYSAVKGAQISFVKALSKEAALNGIRVNGIAPGAIQTAMLSNFSKEELISIEENIPMGKIGNPENIADTVAFLLSEQSSYITGQIIAVNGGWYM from the coding sequence ATGAAGAAATATGTTTTAATTACGGGCGCAAGCGGAGGCATTGGACAAGCAACCGCAAAAAAGCTTGCAAAAGAAGGGTACTCTCTTTATCTTCATTATTATAAAAATGATAAAGGAATCGTTACATTGCTTAACGATTTACAACAGTTTCCTGGAGAATATATTCCTATTAAGGCAGACTTAGCAAAAAAAGCAGGTTATAAAAAAATCGCCGAATATATTTTTTCTTTATACGGAATTGTACATAATGCAGGTCATTCCCATTACGGAATGTTTGTTGATCTGGATGAATCTACATTAGAAAGTCTAGTTCAAGTTCATGTTACAACACCTCTTCTATTGACAAAAGAACTATTGCCAAAAATGATTCAGCATCGCTCAGGTAATATCGTTGTGATTTCTTCTATGTGGGGACAAACAGGCTCAGCATGTGAAGTGGCTTATTCGGCTGTAAAGGGTGCACAAATATCCTTTGTAAAAGCATTAAGTAAAGAGGCAGCATTAAATGGCATACGTGTAAATGGAATTGCACCTGGGGCGATACAAACTGCAATGCTAAGTAATTTTTCTAAAGAAGAGTTAATCTCAATTGAAGAAAACATCCCGATGGGGAAAATTGGCAATCCGGAAAATATTGCAGATACAGTAGCATTTCTCCTTTCTGAACAATCTTCGTATATTACAGGTCAAATAATAGCAGTAAATGGCGGCTGGTATATGTAA